In Rhizobium sp. N324, a single genomic region encodes these proteins:
- the ilvA gene encoding threonine ammonia-lyase, giving the protein MTRLEVESAEAAMRSLFPATPLQLNDHLSARYGADIWLKREDLSPVRSYKIRGAFNFFRKAIGQGASGKTFVCASAGNHAQGFAYVCRHFGVPGVVFMPVTTPQQKIDKTRMFGAEFITIRLFGDFFDQCYQAARDHVEAVGGVMVPPFDHADIIEGQATVAAEIMQQLPEGMVPDMVVLPVGGGGLAAGITGYLDGTVAKSAFVFTEPAGAPSLRRSIEAGEVTTLAKVDNFVDGAAVARIGDLNFAALRDFPASQVQLMPENAICVTIQEMLNVEGVVLEPAGALSLTAIAAMDAEAIRGKTVVAVVSGGNFDFERLPDVKERAMRYAGLKKYFILRLAQRPGALRDFLNLLGPDDDIARFEYLKKSARNFGSILIGIETKAPENFARLIGNFEAAGMGYEDITENEILANLII; this is encoded by the coding sequence GTGACGAGACTTGAAGTCGAAAGCGCCGAAGCGGCAATGCGCAGCCTTTTCCCGGCGACGCCGCTGCAGCTCAATGACCATCTTTCCGCTCGCTACGGTGCCGATATCTGGCTGAAGCGCGAGGATTTGTCGCCGGTGCGTTCCTATAAGATCCGCGGCGCCTTCAATTTCTTCCGCAAGGCGATCGGGCAGGGCGCTTCCGGTAAGACCTTCGTCTGCGCCTCGGCCGGCAATCATGCCCAGGGCTTTGCCTATGTCTGCCGCCATTTCGGCGTGCCGGGCGTCGTCTTCATGCCGGTGACGACACCGCAGCAGAAAATCGACAAGACCCGCATGTTCGGTGCCGAATTCATCACCATCCGGCTGTTCGGCGATTTCTTCGACCAGTGCTACCAGGCTGCGCGCGACCATGTCGAAGCGGTCGGTGGCGTCATGGTGCCGCCCTTCGACCATGCCGACATCATCGAAGGGCAGGCGACCGTCGCCGCCGAGATCATGCAGCAGCTGCCTGAGGGAATGGTGCCCGATATGGTCGTGCTGCCGGTCGGCGGCGGCGGCCTTGCCGCCGGCATTACCGGCTATCTCGACGGCACCGTGGCGAAATCGGCCTTCGTATTTACCGAGCCCGCCGGCGCGCCGAGCCTCAGACGCAGCATCGAGGCAGGTGAGGTAACGACGCTCGCCAAGGTCGACAACTTCGTCGACGGCGCCGCCGTCGCCCGCATCGGCGACCTGAATTTCGCCGCCCTTCGCGATTTTCCGGCAAGCCAGGTGCAGTTGATGCCGGAGAACGCCATCTGCGTCACCATCCAGGAAATGCTGAATGTCGAGGGCGTCGTGCTGGAGCCGGCCGGCGCCCTGTCGCTGACGGCGATCGCCGCGATGGACGCCGAGGCGATCCGCGGCAAGACCGTTGTCGCCGTCGTCTCCGGCGGCAATTTCGATTTCGAGCGCCTGCCTGACGTAAAGGAACGAGCCATGCGTTACGCAGGGCTGAAGAAGTATTTCATCCTGCGGCTTGCCCAGCGCCCGGGGGCGCTCAGGGATTTCCTCAATCTGCTCGGGCCCGACGATGATATTGCCCGCTTCGAATATCTGAAGAAATCGGCGCGCAATTTCGGCTCGATCCTGATCGGCATCGAAACCAAGGCGCCGGAGAATTTCGCTAGGCTGATCGGAAATTTCGAAGCTGCCGGCATGGGTTACGAGGATATCACCGAAAACGAGATCCTCGCCAACCTGATCATTTGA
- a CDS encoding HlyU family transcriptional regulator, translating to MASFLSNLFSMFSGGGKAASEAAGPSGEPQLYNDCTIYAEPRREGSQYRLAGRIEKKVGDEVLVRNFIRADLFSSSDDALECTVRKAQQIIDQHGSSLFGDGEKLRQV from the coding sequence ATGGCTTCGTTCCTTTCAAATCTCTTTTCGATGTTCTCCGGCGGCGGCAAAGCCGCCTCGGAGGCGGCAGGCCCTTCCGGCGAGCCGCAGCTTTACAACGACTGCACAATCTATGCGGAGCCGCGTAGGGAAGGCAGCCAGTATCGGCTTGCCGGCCGCATCGAAAAGAAGGTCGGCGACGAGGTGCTGGTGCGCAATTTCATCCGCGCCGATCTGTTCTCGTCCTCCGACGATGCGCTCGAATGCACGGTGCGCAAGGCGCAGCAGATCATCGATCAGCATGGTTCGTCACTCTTCGGTGACGGCGAGAAGCTTCGTCAGGTCTGA
- a CDS encoding GGDEF domain-containing protein, with protein MMETLNLALFAVEAIAYFALMVTLLHFRHRLGLGVFLTALGVMHFMETYLAAVFYITLPFGDVSPGSSVFFSGKLMMILMLYLQEDAATVRQPIYGLFLGNLLTVGIAWVLQLHLPLQMSPSRTPDVAFLQEMGWLMVWGTALLYVDSLGIILLYEKLGDFFRRRVVLRFLISGFVLLTFDQIGFFAALNYFLDVPIAAFWAGWKAKMLAVCLYAAMFAIYEYRIRRGGAAMSARSISDVFGDLTFRERYNDLLERTGRDMLTGVYDRTRMELEAPLMLNEALRQGVFATILIIDADHFKDVNDGYGHLQGDEVLKAIAARLGTTLRSSDRIFRFGGEEFVAVCPGTAHEEGLLLAERLRWTIATSVKTPDDRPVTVSIGVATADEDGADFTAVLTAADDRLYAAKKSGRNCVVGRSGVVKLG; from the coding sequence CTGATGGAGACGCTCAACCTCGCGCTCTTTGCCGTCGAAGCCATCGCTTATTTCGCGCTGATGGTCACCCTTCTGCATTTCCGTCATCGGCTTGGTCTCGGGGTTTTCCTGACGGCGCTCGGCGTCATGCATTTCATGGAGACCTATCTGGCGGCGGTCTTCTATATCACGCTGCCGTTCGGCGATGTGTCGCCCGGCTCGTCGGTCTTCTTCTCCGGCAAGCTGATGATGATCCTGATGCTTTACCTGCAGGAGGATGCCGCGACGGTTCGCCAGCCGATTTACGGCCTGTTCCTCGGCAACCTGCTGACCGTCGGCATTGCCTGGGTGCTGCAACTGCACCTGCCGCTGCAGATGTCGCCCAGCCGCACGCCGGATGTGGCTTTCCTCCAGGAAATGGGCTGGCTGATGGTCTGGGGCACGGCGCTGCTTTATGTCGATTCGCTCGGCATCATTCTGCTTTACGAAAAACTGGGCGATTTCTTCCGCCGGCGTGTCGTCCTGCGCTTCCTGATTTCCGGCTTCGTGCTGCTGACCTTCGACCAGATCGGCTTCTTTGCGGCGCTGAATTATTTCCTGGATGTGCCGATCGCCGCATTCTGGGCAGGTTGGAAAGCGAAAATGCTTGCCGTCTGCCTCTATGCGGCAATGTTTGCGATCTACGAATATCGCATTCGCCGCGGCGGCGCGGCCATGTCGGCGCGCTCCATCAGCGACGTCTTCGGCGACCTGACCTTCCGCGAGCGCTACAACGATCTGCTGGAGCGCACCGGCCGCGATATGCTCACCGGTGTCTACGATCGCACGCGCATGGAACTGGAAGCACCGCTGATGCTGAATGAGGCGCTGAGGCAGGGGGTGTTTGCCACCATCCTGATTATCGACGCCGATCACTTCAAGGATGTCAATGACGGCTACGGCCATCTCCAGGGCGATGAGGTGCTGAAGGCGATCGCCGCCCGGTTGGGCACGACTTTGCGTTCCAGCGACCGCATCTTCCGCTTTGGCGGCGAGGAATTCGTTGCCGTTTGTCCAGGCACCGCCCATGAGGAAGGTCTGCTGCTGGCAGAGCGCCTGCGCTGGACGATCGCCACCAGCGTCAAGACGCCGGACGACAGGCCGGTCACGGTCAGCATCGGTGTTGCCACCGCCGACGAGGACGGCGCTGATTTCACTGCAGTGCTGACGGCCGCCGACGATAGGCTCTATGCGGCCAAGAAGAGCGGCCGCAACTGCGTCGTCGGCCGCTCCGGCGTGGTGAAACTCGGTTGA
- a CDS encoding MFS transporter, with translation MGDAVARTKVDGGEFAVLCIGGFLLSIAYGVTFLIPVLVGQRGGNEALAGLIISAATISTVILVILSGHIADAIGSARAVAISGLFLAASGLGFATVPAAGLSLMTVGFVLGIGWGTFYALGPILIAAITEPEHRIRFFALLSGSMMSGIGAGPIIGRIVTGWSLPIETAFAFAFLSSLAGGALYFLLHVRLTNAGKILPHVNKISFAAARQVIGSRAIYSIAMVGIGGAIFGGLSSFQTSYAKAHGFDYSLFFIGFMSAAILSRLFVAAYVVKKDPFYSLLVLTSLTLVSILLFLVVTSNQLAYLGAAAILGLGYGLTYSVINGLAANEAPTGLMPQSLLLFSLSYFIGVFGFPLIAGNLIVSSGIQAMLHVLLLLAVANLAIVLFRIVQRVSNP, from the coding sequence ATGGGTGATGCAGTTGCACGGACGAAGGTCGATGGCGGCGAGTTCGCCGTCTTGTGTATCGGGGGATTTCTTCTTTCGATCGCCTATGGCGTGACCTTTCTGATCCCGGTGCTGGTCGGCCAGCGCGGCGGCAACGAGGCGCTCGCCGGCCTGATCATCTCGGCGGCAACCATCAGCACCGTTATTCTGGTCATCCTCTCCGGCCACATTGCCGATGCCATCGGCTCTGCGCGGGCAGTGGCGATTTCCGGCCTGTTTCTCGCGGCATCGGGGCTGGGCTTTGCCACGGTCCCGGCAGCCGGGCTCAGCCTGATGACCGTCGGTTTCGTCCTCGGCATCGGCTGGGGCACGTTCTACGCGCTCGGCCCCATCCTGATCGCAGCGATCACCGAGCCCGAGCACCGGATCAGGTTCTTTGCCCTGCTTTCGGGATCGATGATGTCGGGCATCGGCGCCGGACCGATCATCGGCCGCATTGTCACCGGCTGGTCCCTGCCGATCGAGACGGCCTTCGCCTTTGCTTTCCTGTCCAGTCTCGCCGGCGGCGCCCTTTATTTCCTGCTGCACGTCAGGCTAACCAATGCCGGCAAGATCCTGCCGCATGTCAACAAGATCTCCTTTGCCGCAGCACGTCAGGTGATCGGGTCGCGGGCGATCTATTCCATCGCCATGGTCGGCATCGGCGGCGCGATTTTCGGCGGGCTTTCCAGCTTTCAGACCAGCTACGCCAAGGCGCATGGCTTCGATTATTCGCTGTTCTTCATCGGCTTCATGTCCGCTGCCATCCTGAGCCGGCTGTTCGTGGCGGCCTATGTGGTCAAGAAAGATCCGTTCTATTCGCTTCTGGTGCTGACCAGCCTGACGCTCGTTTCCATCCTGCTGTTCCTGGTGGTGACGTCAAATCAGCTGGCCTATCTCGGCGCCGCGGCAATACTGGGGCTGGGCTATGGGCTGACCTATTCGGTCATCAACGGCCTTGCCGCAAATGAGGCGCCCACAGGCCTCATGCCGCAATCGCTTCTTTTGTTCTCGCTATCCTATTTCATCGGCGTCTTCGGCTTTCCACTGATCGCCGGCAACCTGATCGTTTCCTCCGGCATCCAGGCCATGCTGCATGTCTTGCTGCTGCTTGCCGTCGCCAATTTGGCGATCGTCCTGTTTCGTATTGTCCAGCGCGTCAGTAACCCCTGA